Proteins from a genomic interval of Medicago truncatula cultivar Jemalong A17 chromosome 3, MtrunA17r5.0-ANR, whole genome shotgun sequence:
- the LOC112419798 gene encoding uncharacterized protein — protein sequence MVQMTDNFTAMLFDLLDRLPEQQRLTTVMTLWSLWKSRNLKLWESTDTTAVAIVSRACDVHREWSCMQKVKFTQPNSDINFSWTKPLNGTIKCNVDAAVFNNNSMVGYGMCFRDSLGQLLLEKSDYMQNSATILKVETIGLLEAMEMAISNGMHNVIFETDSRSMENALYSTTTPLNEFGDLL from the coding sequence ATGGTACAAATGACAGATAATTTTACGgctatgttatttgatttacttGACAGGTTACCGGAACAACAAAGGCTAACAACTGTCATGACTCTCTGGAGTTTGTGGAAGAGCCGCAATCTAAAGTTATGGGAATCTACTGATACTACCGCTGTTGCCATCGTATCTCGTGCATGTGATGTTCACCGCGAGTGGAGCTGCATGCAAAAGGTGAAATTCACTCAGCCTAACTCGGACATCAACTTCTCATGGACGAAACCTCTAAATGGTACGATCAAGTGCAATGTGGATGCCGCTGTTTTCAACAACAATTCCATGGTAGGGTATGGTATGTGCTTTCGAGATTCATTGGGGCagcttttacttgaaaaatCAGATTACATGCAAAATTCTGCTACTATTCTTAAGGTGGAAACCATTGGGCTGCTAGAAGCTATGGAGATGGCAATCTCCAATGGCATGCATAATGTTATATTTGAAACTGACAGTAGATCCATGGAGAATGCACTCTACTCTACTACCACTCCCCTCAATGAATTTGGAGACCTTTTGTGA
- the LOC11416314 gene encoding SOSS complex subunit B homolog, with the protein MIVLKDVVPAAQNNIETKFIILEKGRTILEGQNKKCLALVADETAAVHLQLWGDECDYFDSGDIVYITNGIFSYLRGNLILRAGKRGKLEKIGEFTMSYVETPNMSEIHWIPDPTNPKKYIQEYVISPHSRAFSPVL; encoded by the coding sequence ATGATTGTTCTCAAAGACGTTGTGCCTGCAGCTCAAAACAACATAGAaactaaatttataattttggagAAAGGGAGGACAATACTTGAAGGgcaaaataaaaagtgtttggCACTTGTAGCTGATGAAACAGCTGCAGTTCATTTACAACTTTGGGGAGATGAATGTGATTATTTTGATTCAGGTGACATCGTTTATATAACCAATGGTATCTTTTCCTACCTGCGTGGAAACCTTATTCTAAGGGCAGGTAAGAGAGGAAAGCTTGAGAAGATAGGAGAATTTACTATGTCCTACGTTGAGACACCAAACATGAGTGAGATTCATTGGATTCCTGACCCAACAAATCCTAAGAAGTATATCCAAGAGTATGTCATATCTCCTCATTCCCGTGCCTTCTCTCCAGTTTTGTAg